One window of Chryseobacterium sp. JJR-5R genomic DNA carries:
- a CDS encoding MarC family protein, translated as MEVFNDFSIKEIVTCFMVLFAVIDIIGSVPIVVTLQQKFGQIEAGRASITAGLIMIVFLFVGNKILKLIGVDVNSFAIAGAFVIFVIALEMILGIEIHKTTEVKAASIVPIAFPLVAGAGTLTTTLSLRAEFHDINIIFGIILNTIFVYLVLKSAKWLERKMGEATLAILQKVFGIILLAISIKLFTANFAQLVQTYINF; from the coding sequence ATGGAAGTATTTAATGATTTTTCCATTAAGGAAATTGTTACCTGTTTTATGGTACTTTTTGCGGTGATTGACATCATCGGTTCTGTTCCTATTGTAGTAACGTTACAGCAGAAATTCGGGCAGATCGAGGCCGGCAGGGCTTCGATTACGGCCGGCCTGATCATGATCGTTTTTCTGTTTGTGGGAAATAAAATCCTGAAACTGATCGGAGTGGATGTCAATTCCTTTGCCATAGCCGGGGCATTTGTCATTTTTGTGATTGCACTTGAAATGATCCTGGGTATAGAAATCCATAAAACCACTGAAGTTAAGGCTGCGTCTATTGTACCTATTGCATTCCCGCTGGTTGCCGGGGCAGGTACACTGACCACAACGCTGTCACTAAGGGCTGAATTTCATGATATAAATATCATTTTTGGGATTATCCTCAATACAATTTTCGTATATTTGGTGCTGAAATCAGCAAAGTGGCTGGAAAGGAAAATGGGCGAGGCCACACTGGCTATCCTTCAGAAAGTTTTCGGGATTATCCTGTTAGCGATTTCCATTAAATTATTTACCGCAAATTTTGCCCAGCTGGTGCAGACTTATATTAATTTTTAA
- a CDS encoding BatD family protein yields the protein MQNRTIYILFLFLSVISYGQVNISVNPDKTSYSGKEIINLTIVLEMNGGEYTQQTPLRSPDLSRFNIIGSGSVSNGYVDPETNTVISQSITRLALEPKQKGKVKVGSFLVTVNNKIYKTEPFEVFIKDVEKKTVAANSKDVYLNMEIEDREVYQDQPAIAVLKVYSKNMDNFRRVKNIRLPKQDNLDVYPVSFAKSEIDPSSDYGNMASQILAVFMVFPNESGYVDVPGVSASVNSFSGKNKIVSNKVKISVKKLPEDAPDCFKNAVGNFKVSFVNTSKEKAEIKKPMNVLVKVSGEGNLKNLELPKIAASPDYEVFAPKITSRVTAGLTGMKGEIAANYIIIPKKAGEIAIRTEHFAFFDPSSREYVDLGEKTLSVNAFSHEEIMDARTTVEKVNEYTNTLLETVNTPVLKTTSFKVKEKSKFHWNILLINFFILAGLFLAYLIFKNWQKKRSLIKNTAPSKSLGSVSETEKEIREQHKTDIHDYFSYLENLKDNQDYDTFFKTYDELETEVRKQFSQSSAEGFRDFLERHQGAATAAEYTDLSQKIQIGKYMPVKSAEGIEELLRAIVNLYSRISK from the coding sequence ATGCAGAACAGGACAATTTACATACTATTCCTTTTTCTATCCGTAATTTCTTACGGACAGGTAAATATTTCTGTAAATCCTGATAAGACAAGCTACAGCGGAAAAGAGATCATTAACCTGACGATCGTTCTTGAAATGAACGGCGGGGAATATACCCAGCAGACGCCTCTGCGCTCTCCGGATCTGTCAAGATTCAACATCATCGGGAGCGGATCCGTAAGCAACGGTTATGTAGATCCCGAAACCAACACCGTTATTTCGCAATCCATTACCAGGCTGGCTCTTGAGCCGAAACAGAAAGGAAAGGTAAAAGTAGGTTCATTCCTGGTGACTGTTAACAATAAGATCTATAAAACCGAACCGTTTGAAGTTTTTATAAAAGATGTTGAAAAGAAAACCGTAGCAGCCAATTCAAAAGATGTTTACCTGAATATGGAGATTGAAGACCGCGAGGTCTACCAGGACCAGCCTGCTATTGCAGTCCTGAAAGTATACTCCAAAAACATGGACAATTTCAGAAGAGTCAAAAACATCCGTCTTCCCAAGCAGGATAACCTTGACGTTTATCCGGTCAGCTTTGCGAAATCTGAAATTGACCCGTCTTCAGACTACGGAAATATGGCTTCACAGATCCTGGCGGTATTTATGGTATTCCCGAATGAATCAGGTTATGTGGATGTGCCGGGTGTTTCCGCATCGGTAAACTCTTTTTCCGGTAAAAATAAAATTGTTTCCAATAAAGTTAAGATCAGTGTTAAAAAGCTTCCGGAAGATGCACCGGATTGTTTTAAAAATGCGGTCGGAAATTTTAAAGTAAGCTTTGTGAATACATCAAAAGAAAAAGCTGAAATCAAAAAGCCGATGAATGTGCTGGTAAAAGTAAGCGGGGAAGGGAATTTAAAAAACCTCGAACTGCCGAAAATTGCAGCTTCACCTGATTACGAAGTTTTTGCGCCGAAAATTACTTCCCGGGTTACGGCCGGCCTGACCGGAATGAAAGGGGAGATTGCAGCCAATTATATTATTATTCCTAAAAAGGCCGGAGAAATTGCCATCAGAACGGAACATTTCGCATTCTTTGATCCGTCGAGCAGAGAATATGTAGATCTTGGTGAAAAAACTTTATCTGTCAATGCATTTTCTCATGAAGAAATCATGGATGCCAGGACTACCGTGGAAAAGGTGAACGAATATACCAATACCCTGCTGGAAACGGTAAATACGCCGGTACTTAAGACTACTTCTTTTAAAGTAAAAGAAAAAAGCAAATTCCACTGGAATATCCTGTTGATCAATTTTTTTATTTTAGCCGGACTTTTCTTAGCCTATCTGATATTTAAAAATTGGCAAAAAAAACGTTCATTAATTAAAAATACTGCACCTTCAAAGTCTTTAGGATCCGTATCGGAAACGGAAAAAGAAATAAGGGAACAGCATAAAACCGATATCCATGATTATTTCAGTTACTTGGAAAATCTGAAAGATAATCAGGATTATGATACATTTTTCAAAACTTATGATGAGCTGGAAACCGAAGTCAGGAAACAGTTTTCACAAAGTTCTGCAGAGGGTTTCAGGGATTTTCTGGAAAGGCATCAGGGAGCTGCAACTGCCGCGGAATATACAGATCTTTCACAGAAAATTCAGATCGGGAAATATATGCCGGTAAAATCTGCTGAAGGAATTGAAGAACTTTTACGGGCCATTGTTAATTTGTATTCACGCATTAGCAAATAA
- a CDS encoding tetratricopeptide repeat protein: MSSGFLFGQKNYRTLVYEGNEKFNGKDYDGASAKYLQAIKANDKDFTAHYNLGNALYKSKKYEEAKAEFEKAQRFSQNLSDKSAALHNLGNAYMQTKQPEKAAEFYKQSLKQNPYSEATRKNYEIAKLKEKENQQQQQKQNNSGKGGGGKDQQQNDDQKGDQKDQGQGQQNQGKGQGNDPNRKSDNETRIPKGLENQILNKVSDKEKETAKRILNKNSYSMPESNEKDW, encoded by the coding sequence ATGAGTTCAGGTTTTCTGTTTGGGCAGAAAAACTACAGGACCCTTGTGTACGAAGGCAATGAAAAATTCAACGGAAAAGATTACGACGGGGCTTCTGCCAAATATCTGCAGGCCATCAAAGCCAATGACAAAGATTTTACTGCTCACTACAATCTGGGCAATGCATTGTACAAAAGCAAGAAATATGAAGAAGCTAAGGCAGAGTTTGAAAAGGCACAGCGGTTTTCACAGAACCTTTCAGACAAGTCTGCGGCACTTCATAACCTGGGGAATGCCTACATGCAGACGAAACAGCCCGAAAAGGCAGCTGAATTTTATAAGCAGTCCCTGAAACAGAACCCCTACAGCGAAGCAACCCGGAAAAATTATGAAATTGCAAAGCTGAAGGAGAAAGAAAACCAACAGCAACAGCAGAAGCAGAATAACTCCGGTAAAGGAGGCGGCGGTAAAGATCAGCAGCAGAATGATGATCAGAAGGGAGATCAGAAAGATCAGGGACAGGGGCAGCAGAACCAGGGCAAAGGCCAGGGGAATGACCCTAACCGGAAATCTGACAATGAGACCAGGATCCCGAAAGGGCTTGAAAATCAAATCCTCAATAAAGTAAGCGACAAAGAGAAAGAAACCGCCAAAAGAATTTTAAACAAAAATTCTTATTCGATGCCGGAAAGCAACGAGAAAGACTGGTGA
- a CDS encoding vWA domain-containing protein, giving the protein MDWYLGNYWYLLLLLLLPLLAVFLVRYLKWKNKKKHIFADNRFHEHLFEKRSGFTKFFPTLYIMGTLFLIFSIIDLLSGSEEIKTNQKLNNVIFMLDVSNSMNAEDINPSRLAEAKNLMIQTMLKMKNDKVGIVIFAGEASSIMPLTTDYNSAETYIGGIETNSMQIQGTDFLNGMKIAVGKFKNVSKNARKVVLLSDGEDNEGNDEEAINLAEKEGIMITSVGIGSDEGAPIPEYQFGQLMGYKTDISGQTVVSKRQTAALRKMAEATGGSYIDGNNINEAPDRIIDALEKKSGSSETLVKSQNANHYYQYFLIVSIFFFTLIYLFNPKQDLNV; this is encoded by the coding sequence ATGGATTGGTATTTGGGAAATTATTGGTATTTATTGCTGCTGTTGCTTTTACCGCTGCTGGCTGTTTTTCTAGTGCGTTACCTGAAGTGGAAAAATAAAAAGAAGCATATTTTTGCAGATAACCGGTTTCATGAGCATCTGTTTGAAAAAAGATCGGGCTTCACGAAGTTTTTCCCGACTCTGTATATCATGGGGACGCTGTTCTTGATTTTTTCCATTATTGACCTGTTGAGCGGTTCGGAAGAAATCAAAACCAACCAGAAGTTGAACAATGTTATCTTTATGTTGGATGTTTCCAATTCGATGAATGCGGAAGACATCAATCCAAGCCGTCTTGCAGAGGCCAAAAACCTGATGATCCAGACGATGCTGAAAATGAAAAACGATAAGGTGGGGATTGTTATTTTTGCGGGGGAGGCAAGCTCAATCATGCCTTTGACCACAGATTATAATTCGGCGGAAACTTATATCGGAGGAATTGAGACCAACTCCATGCAGATCCAGGGAACGGACTTCCTGAACGGGATGAAAATTGCGGTGGGGAAATTTAAAAACGTAAGTAAAAACGCACGGAAAGTGGTGTTGCTGAGTGATGGGGAAGATAATGAAGGGAATGATGAGGAAGCGATAAATCTTGCAGAAAAAGAAGGGATCATGATTACCTCCGTAGGAATAGGCTCCGATGAAGGCGCACCGATTCCCGAGTACCAGTTCGGCCAGCTGATGGGTTACAAAACGGATATCTCAGGGCAGACCGTTGTTTCAAAAAGGCAGACTGCCGCACTGAGGAAAATGGCTGAAGCAACGGGAGGATCCTATATTGACGGAAATAATATCAATGAAGCCCCGGACAGGATTATTGATGCCTTGGAAAAGAAGTCCGGGTCCTCTGAAACATTAGTAAAATCACAGAATGCCAATCATTACTATCAGTATTTTCTGATCGTCTCCATATTTTTCTTTACGCTGATCTATCTGTTCAATCCCAAACAGGATTTAAATGTGTAA
- a CDS encoding VWA domain-containing protein: MFNFEFYSPWFLLLFALFIPLLFRDISRQKRNGIKVPTVKNMADSSGIRVVMFFLRISKYLILSALIIAMARPRTFTVSQDRDDTKGIDIMLSVDVSLSMLAKDLTPDRLTALKDIAIKFVEKRPNDRIGLVTYSGEAFTKVPVTSDHQVVVDELQNLNPLELQPGTAIGEGLSVAVNHLKNSKAKSKIIILMTDGVNTIENAMPPAIAAELAKNNSIKVYAIGIGTNGYALMPTQTDIFGDLVFTETEVKIDEPVLKEVAQMTGGKYFRATSNSSLEEVYDEINQLEKSDVKVSRLFNYQEYFKIFLWFALGILFMDALLRWVFYKILS, translated from the coding sequence ATGTTTAATTTTGAATTTTACAGTCCGTGGTTTCTGCTGCTGTTTGCACTGTTTATCCCATTGCTGTTCAGGGACATCAGCAGACAGAAAAGGAACGGCATTAAGGTGCCTACCGTTAAGAATATGGCTGACAGCAGCGGTATCCGTGTGGTGATGTTTTTCCTCAGAATCTCCAAATACCTTATACTTTCAGCGCTTATTATCGCCATGGCGAGGCCAAGGACCTTTACGGTTTCCCAGGACAGGGATGACACGAAAGGTATTGATATCATGCTTTCCGTAGATGTGTCGTTAAGTATGCTGGCAAAAGACCTTACCCCGGACCGTTTGACAGCCCTGAAGGATATTGCGATAAAATTTGTTGAGAAAAGGCCTAATGACCGGATTGGTTTAGTAACCTACTCAGGTGAGGCATTTACAAAGGTTCCGGTAACTTCTGATCACCAGGTGGTGGTTGATGAACTGCAAAACCTTAACCCTCTGGAATTACAGCCCGGCACAGCTATCGGTGAAGGGCTTTCGGTAGCTGTTAACCACCTTAAAAACAGCAAGGCGAAAAGCAAGATCATCATCCTGATGACTGATGGTGTCAACACCATTGAGAATGCAATGCCTCCTGCGATTGCAGCGGAGCTTGCAAAGAATAACAGTATTAAAGTATATGCGATCGGTATCGGAACCAACGGGTACGCTCTGATGCCAACCCAGACTGATATTTTCGGGGATCTGGTTTTTACGGAAACGGAAGTGAAAATTGATGAGCCCGTGTTAAAGGAAGTAGCGCAGATGACCGGCGGAAAGTATTTCAGGGCCACCTCAAACAGCAGTCTGGAAGAAGTATATGATGAAATCAACCAGCTGGAAAAATCAGATGTGAAAGTTTCCAGGCTGTTCAATTATCAGGAGTATTTCAAGATTTTCCTATGGTTTGCTTTGGGTATTCTGTTTATGGATGCATTGTTGAGGTGGGTATTTTATAAAATTTTAAGCTGA
- a CDS encoding BatD family protein, whose product MRKLLFIFCFLLCANAFSQILSSSVEKKTIALGEVNHIVVTINNLNNEKVSAAPENELLPFHFEEVKDSIAQTQDVYYRRIDFAVFDEGKFTIPELEFKVGGRVLKTIPYEIEVINTAQKTDQINDIMNNKEVKLEVTDYWQLYKFYILAAIALIALIIVIFMFVKYGRKSKDSPVVATNQTLKELDSLKKKKYVESGDYRSFYVELIDISRKFIARQYRLPADVLLTDDLVDLMKKNNTISQENEKVVEDVFVRGDLVKFAKTFPDQQTMEKDFADIRNFVKRSSKDLEFENLRKDV is encoded by the coding sequence TTGAGAAAACTATTATTTATATTTTGTTTTTTACTCTGTGCGAATGCCTTCTCACAGATTCTTTCTTCCAGTGTTGAGAAGAAGACCATTGCTCTGGGTGAGGTGAATCATATCGTTGTAACGATCAATAACCTTAATAACGAAAAAGTTTCCGCAGCTCCTGAAAATGAGTTGCTGCCTTTTCATTTTGAAGAGGTAAAGGACAGCATTGCCCAGACTCAGGATGTATATTACAGGAGGATTGATTTTGCGGTCTTTGATGAAGGGAAATTTACCATTCCTGAACTTGAGTTTAAGGTCGGCGGCAGAGTGTTAAAAACAATTCCTTATGAAATCGAGGTAATCAATACGGCTCAGAAGACTGATCAGATCAATGACATCATGAACAACAAAGAGGTAAAGCTTGAAGTAACGGATTACTGGCAGCTGTATAAGTTTTACATTCTGGCCGCTATTGCTTTAATTGCGCTGATTATTGTCATTTTCATGTTTGTAAAGTACGGCAGGAAATCCAAAGACTCGCCGGTTGTTGCAACCAACCAGACATTGAAAGAACTGGATTCCCTCAAGAAGAAAAAATATGTGGAAAGCGGTGACTACCGTTCATTTTATGTAGAGCTGATCGATATTTCAAGAAAATTTATAGCCAGACAATACAGGCTGCCGGCCGATGTCCTGCTGACGGATGACCTGGTTGACCTGATGAAGAAAAACAATACCATTTCTCAGGAAAACGAAAAAGTAGTGGAAGATGTGTTTGTAAGAGGCGACCTGGTGAAGTTTGCAAAAACATTCCCGGATCAGCAGACCATGGAAAAAGACTTTGCAGACATCAGAAACTTTGTAAAAAGATCGTCAAAAGATCTGGAATTTGAAAACCTGAGGAAAGATGTTTAA
- a CDS encoding DUF58 domain-containing protein — translation MQIKDIVKKVKQIEIRTRKKTEASLMGQYHSAFKGQGMTFSEVRPYQFGDEIRRIDWNKTARFREPFVKVMEEERELTMMLVVDISASMDYGTKNQLKREYVAEIAASLGFSAAGNNDKVGLILFADKVYKVVPPQKGRKHILSIISNILTASYVPAESKVDKALEYMMGVFKKKSLVFLFSDFEDDYDSKMLRVASKKHQLLGMRIFDEKDNEIPDVGYTLLYDAETGQQVWANTSSARWRYTFAEAQKQKLKTLEEDFANSSASFININTGEDYSRLLYNYFRKK, via the coding sequence ATGCAGATAAAAGATATTGTAAAAAAAGTCAAGCAGATAGAAATCCGTACCCGAAAGAAGACGGAAGCGTCTCTGATGGGACAATATCACAGTGCTTTCAAAGGGCAGGGAATGACTTTTTCAGAAGTCAGGCCGTACCAGTTCGGGGATGAAATCCGGAGAATCGACTGGAATAAGACTGCCCGTTTCCGCGAGCCGTTCGTAAAGGTCATGGAGGAGGAGCGGGAGCTGACGATGATGCTGGTTGTGGATATTTCTGCTTCAATGGATTACGGGACGAAAAATCAGCTTAAAAGAGAATATGTAGCGGAAATTGCGGCAAGCCTGGGATTTTCAGCAGCCGGAAACAATGATAAAGTAGGGCTGATCTTATTTGCCGATAAGGTATACAAAGTGGTTCCGCCTCAAAAAGGAAGAAAGCATATCCTTTCCATCATCAGCAATATTCTCACTGCATCTTACGTGCCGGCAGAATCCAAGGTTGATAAGGCACTGGAATATATGATGGGTGTTTTTAAAAAAAAGTCACTTGTTTTCCTGTTTTCTGATTTTGAGGATGACTATGATTCCAAAATGCTGAGGGTGGCTTCCAAAAAACACCAACTGTTGGGCATGAGGATATTTGACGAAAAAGATAATGAAATTCCTGATGTAGGATATACACTGCTCTATGATGCTGAAACCGGACAACAGGTCTGGGCGAATACGTCAAGCGCACGCTGGAGGTATACGTTTGCCGAGGCGCAGAAACAGAAATTAAAAACCCTGGAAGAAGATTTTGCCAACAGTTCGGCAAGTTTTATAAATATTAATACAGGTGAGGATTATTCAAGGCTCCTGTATAATTACTTCCGGAAAAAATAA
- a CDS encoding MoxR family ATPase, with amino-acid sequence MSEINQAEDIRQLTEQIKEANYYFSRLRQEINKVIIGQEYMIDRLLVGLLGNGHVLLEGVPGLAKTLAIKTLADAVDGEFSRIQFTPDLLPADVVGTMIYSIKDNDFSIKKGPVFANFVLADEINRAPAKVQSALLEVMQEKQVTIGDETMKLPKPFLVLATQNPIDQEGTYLLPEAQSDRFMLKCTIDYPKFEDERTVMRMVSTSHQPVVKPVISLQHIVGAKELINQIYLDEKIEKYILDMVFATRYPENYGLAELKNYIGFGASPRASINLAIASRAYAFLKGRAFVIPEDVKSLANDVLRHRIGLTFEAEAENISTEEIISRILAKIQAP; translated from the coding sequence ATGTCAGAAATCAATCAGGCTGAAGATATCCGTCAACTGACGGAACAGATAAAGGAGGCAAACTATTATTTTTCCCGTCTCAGACAGGAAATCAACAAAGTTATTATCGGCCAGGAATACATGATAGACCGGCTTTTAGTAGGGCTTCTCGGGAATGGGCACGTTTTGCTGGAAGGCGTTCCCGGACTGGCTAAGACACTGGCAATAAAAACACTGGCAGATGCTGTTGACGGTGAGTTTTCCAGGATTCAGTTTACCCCGGACCTGCTGCCTGCAGACGTGGTGGGAACGATGATCTACAGTATTAAAGACAATGATTTTTCAATAAAAAAAGGCCCGGTTTTCGCAAACTTCGTCCTTGCCGATGAGATCAACCGTGCCCCGGCGAAAGTACAGTCGGCCCTTCTGGAAGTGATGCAGGAAAAGCAGGTCACCATTGGTGATGAGACCATGAAGCTTCCGAAGCCTTTTCTGGTGCTGGCCACACAGAACCCGATTGACCAGGAAGGAACTTATCTTTTACCGGAAGCCCAGAGCGACCGTTTCATGTTGAAATGTACCATTGATTATCCGAAATTTGAAGATGAGAGAACGGTAATGAGAATGGTTTCCACTTCGCACCAGCCTGTTGTAAAACCTGTGATATCGCTGCAGCATATTGTAGGAGCCAAAGAACTGATCAATCAGATTTATCTTGACGAAAAAATAGAAAAATATATCCTGGATATGGTGTTTGCCACCCGTTACCCTGAAAACTACGGTCTCGCCGAGCTTAAAAATTATATCGGTTTCGGCGCTTCACCGAGAGCTTCCATTAACCTTGCAATCGCTTCCAGAGCGTATGCATTCCTTAAAGGAAGGGCTTTTGTTATCCCCGAGGATGTAAAATCACTGGCCAATGATGTGCTGAGACACAGGATCGGTTTAACTTTCGAGGCAGAAGCCGAAAATATTTCTACAGAAGAAATCATCAGCAGGATTTTAGCGAAAATCCAGGCTCCATAA
- a CDS encoding DinB family protein, producing MNYHFQAHRQVRSNLLDILQNTSHEDLLLIPDGFNNNMYWNIAHTVATQQLLHYYLSGNPFRIDKYWIETYKKGTLPNLNVQKSEVEDLEFLLTETSKILMKDYDSDFFSDYTPYTTSFGMDLKSIQDAIIFNNMHECLHYGYLLSQKRAILGEKY from the coding sequence ATGAATTATCATTTTCAGGCGCACAGACAGGTAAGAAGTAACCTTCTGGATATTTTACAGAATACTTCGCATGAAGACCTGCTCCTGATCCCGGACGGCTTTAATAATAATATGTACTGGAATATTGCGCATACGGTTGCTACCCAGCAGCTGCTGCATTATTACCTCAGCGGAAACCCTTTCAGAATTGACAAATACTGGATTGAAACCTATAAAAAAGGCACACTGCCGAACCTGAACGTCCAGAAATCAGAAGTGGAGGACCTGGAGTTTCTGCTGACTGAAACATCAAAGATCCTGATGAAAGATTATGACAGTGATTTCTTTTCAGATTATACGCCTTACACTACAAGCTTCGGGATGGACCTGAAAAGCATTCAGGATGCTATTATTTTCAACAACATGCATGAATGCCTGCATTACGGATACCTTTTGTCTCAGAAAAGAGCTATTTTAGGGGAAAAATATTAA
- the rlmB gene encoding 23S rRNA (guanosine(2251)-2'-O)-methyltransferase RlmB, which produces MDNNDKKDDFIFGLRPVIEAIEAGKTIDKVFVQNALQGDIYAELKTILAKNKIRPNYVPVEKLNRFTRKNHQGVVAFISDVPFHKIEDIVPQLFEEGKTPFLLILDRLTDVRNFGAICRTAECVGIDAVIIPEKGAAPINSDAIKTSAGGLYNIKICKEPNLAHVVDFLQQSGISVFAASEKAQKLVYDINLTEPCAIVMGNEETGISKEVLHHADEKIKLPIEGKTQSLNVSVACGAILYEAVRQKMTVNSGL; this is translated from the coding sequence ATGGATAACAACGATAAAAAGGACGATTTTATTTTCGGGCTGCGTCCCGTGATCGAAGCTATTGAAGCGGGAAAGACAATTGATAAAGTATTTGTGCAGAATGCTTTGCAGGGAGATATTTATGCTGAGCTTAAAACCATCCTTGCCAAGAATAAAATCCGTCCCAACTATGTTCCGGTTGAAAAGCTGAACCGTTTTACAAGAAAAAACCACCAGGGTGTGGTTGCCTTTATTTCGGATGTTCCTTTTCACAAAATAGAAGATATCGTGCCGCAGCTTTTTGAAGAAGGGAAAACTCCTTTTTTATTGATCCTTGACCGGCTGACCGATGTCAGGAATTTCGGAGCCATCTGCAGAACGGCGGAATGTGTGGGCATTGATGCCGTAATTATCCCGGAAAAAGGAGCGGCCCCAATTAATTCGGATGCCATTAAAACATCTGCGGGAGGTCTTTACAATATTAAAATCTGCAAAGAACCCAACCTTGCCCATGTAGTAGACTTTCTGCAGCAAAGCGGAATTTCTGTGTTTGCCGCCAGCGAAAAGGCCCAGAAGCTGGTTTATGATATAAATCTTACGGAGCCGTGCGCTATCGTAATGGGTAATGAGGAAACGGGGATTTCAAAAGAGGTCCTTCACCATGCGGATGAGAAAATAAAGTTGCCGATTGAGGGAAAAACACAGTCGCTGAACGTTTCCGTAGCCTGCGGAGCCATTTTATACGAAGCGGTACGACAGAAAATGACGGTTAATTCCGGCCTTTGA
- a CDS encoding DUF6263 family protein, with product MKNIAALALISTIALVSCNKKETAKITKIDPKTGKTITVEVPADSVAKVEANPAIKDSAGIYTQTFKLEKGKTYPLTTYQRDTKTMTDPKGKTLNGTSESTDEMSFTVNDIKGNVYDMTLNLIAKRNSQSADGKTIVVDTKLPIPKEDDLKMIWNINKALTGNKLNMKMDTKGNVISITGFDAVYTKVSNAVGTLIKDANQKASVVASLKETFNEKVLKDQLNKNLTIIPKKGVKVGEKWSSSENADAQGKIKVTSNYVLKSVGNGIAEIAVTGGIPKKEEKQNQGEVTHSLSSELAQNGTIKFDQNTGWINNQNISVKTTQIETISNGKESQSMKSVSNSSVMVNPSSK from the coding sequence ATGAAAAATATAGCAGCGTTAGCGCTTATCTCAACCATAGCTTTAGTTTCATGCAATAAGAAAGAAACGGCAAAAATTACAAAAATAGACCCTAAAACAGGAAAGACAATTACCGTAGAAGTTCCGGCGGATTCGGTGGCAAAAGTGGAAGCCAACCCGGCCATTAAAGATTCTGCAGGCATTTACACCCAGACTTTTAAACTGGAAAAAGGAAAAACCTATCCCCTGACCACTTATCAGAGGGATACCAAAACAATGACTGATCCCAAAGGCAAAACCCTTAACGGAACCAGTGAATCTACGGACGAAATGTCTTTTACGGTTAATGATATTAAAGGGAATGTGTATGACATGACTTTGAACCTGATTGCCAAAAGAAATTCCCAGTCAGCCGACGGAAAAACAATTGTGGTGGATACCAAATTACCGATTCCTAAAGAAGACGACCTGAAAATGATCTGGAACATCAATAAGGCCCTGACCGGAAATAAGCTGAATATGAAGATGGACACCAAAGGGAATGTGATCTCCATTACCGGCTTTGATGCTGTTTACACGAAAGTTTCCAATGCAGTCGGCACTTTGATAAAAGATGCCAACCAGAAAGCCAGCGTCGTGGCAAGCTTAAAAGAGACGTTCAATGAAAAAGTACTGAAAGACCAGCTTAATAAAAACCTGACCATTATTCCTAAAAAAGGAGTAAAAGTAGGAGAAAAATGGAGCAGCAGCGAAAATGCCGATGCGCAGGGGAAAATCAAAGTTACTTCAAATTACGTCCTGAAAAGCGTAGGAAACGGCATTGCTGAAATTGCCGTAACCGGAGGGATTCCTAAAAAAGAAGAAAAGCAGAACCAGGGAGAAGTGACGCACAGCTTAAGCAGCGAACTGGCACAGAACGGAACCATTAAGTTTGACCAGAATACAGGCTGGATCAACAACCAGAATATTTCTGTAAAAACAACCCAGATCGAAACCATCTCCAACGGAAAAGAATCCCAGTCGATGAAAAGTGTTTCCAACTCCTCCGTAATGGTAAACCCTTCTTCAAAATAG